One genomic window of Grus americana isolate bGruAme1 chromosome 29, bGruAme1.mat, whole genome shotgun sequence includes the following:
- the MTX1 gene encoding metaxin-1, protein MAAPMELFCWAGGWGLPSVDPDCLAVLTYARFTGAPLKVHRVTSPWSSPSGRLPALKTRDEGTISKTQQIITHLGKQRYNADYDLSTTQRADTLAFVSLLEEKLLPVLIHTFWVDAKNYVEHTRKWYAETIPFPLNFFLPNCMHKQHLERLQLMWGDGYMEDEEKLEKELYRDARECLTLLSQRLGSQKFFFGDSPASLDAFVFSRLAPLLKAKLPNGKLQQHLKSLQNLCNYCTSILSLYFPWDGGESPASAPRAVGADGGEAEDDPHKRRNQLLSVLVGLAAMLGYAFLSGIVSIQRGSTGPAGRQPIALEEEEEEEEE, encoded by the exons ATGGCGGCGCCCATGGAGCTGTTCTGCtgggcggggggctgggggctgccctcGGTGGACCCGGACTGCCTGGCCGTGCTG ACGTACGCGCGGTTCACGGGGGCGCCGCTGAAGGTGCACCGGGTCACCAGCCCCTGGAGCAGCCCCTCCG ggcGCCTGCCTGCGCTGAAGACGCGGGATGAGGGCACCATCTCCAAAACGCAGCAGATCATAACTCACCTTGGGAAACAG AGATACAACGCTGACTACGACCTCTCGACTACGCAAAGAGCGGACACGCTGGCCTTCGTGTCCCTGCTGGAAGAGAAACTGCTGCCGGTGCTG ATCCACACCTTCTGGGTGGACGCGAAGAACTACGTGGAACACACGCGGAAGTGGTACGCGGAAACCATTCCCTTCCCCCTGAACTTCTTCCTGCCCAACTGTATGCACAAGCAGCACCTGGAGCGGCTGCAGCTTATGTGGGGAGACGGCTACATGGAGGATgaggagaagctggagaaggag ctctaCCGGGATGCTCGGGAATGCCTGACGCTCCTGTCCCAGCGCCTCGGCTCCCAGAAGTTTTTCTTTGGAGACTC GCCGGCCTCCCTCGATGCCTTCGTCTTCAGCCGCCTGGCGCCGCTCCTGAAGGCGAAGCTGCCCAACGGgaaactgcagcagcacctcAAGTCCCTGCAGAACCTGTGCAACTACTGCACCTCCATCCTCAGCCTCTACTTCCCCTGGGATGGAG GTGAGTCCCCAGCCAGCGCCCCACGGGCCGTGGGTGCTGACGGCGGCGAGGCGGAGGACGACCCCCACAAACGGCGCAACCAGCTGCTGTCGGTACTGGTGGGGCTGGCGGCCATGCTGGGCTACGCCTTCCTGAGCGGCATCGTCTCCATCCAGCGCGGCAGCACGGGGCCGGCTGGCCGCCAGCCCATTgccctggaggaggaggaagaggaggaggaggaatga
- the LOC129197642 gene encoding lysosomal acid glucosylceramidase-like gives MGPGGAGVLGWLLLVQAASQAAGGRPCNAKDFGHGSLVCACSATYCDTLDPVVLPPPGTYVKYESSKAGKRLERSEGSFQHNAETPDFHLTLDTAQRYQKVKGFGGSVTDSAAINIQSLSKDAQNHLLRSYFSEEGIEYNLVRVPMASTDFSVRLYTYADAEGDFELKHFNLTEEDTRMKIPILQAAQVVAKRPLSLYASPWTSPVWMKTNGAMTGRGTLKGSPGDKYHKTWANYFVRFLDEYAKHNLTFWAVTAGNEPTAGEIVFYPFQCLGFSPEHQRDFIARDLGPALANSSHRHVQLIILDDQRVMLPYWAQVVLKDPVAASYISGIGIHWYLDFLAPIDLTLSITHHLFPDYFLLSTEASTGSYFWEPRVVLGGWDRGSKYSHSILTNLNNYVTGWTDWNLALDLEGGPNWSKNYVDSPVIVDSSKDVFYKQPMFYHLGHFSKFIPEGSQRVGLAVSKKCRWCDLEHSAFLRPDGAVVLVVLNRSPVDVSFGISDPRVGFIKATAPSDSIQTFLWKQPA, from the exons ATGGGGCCCGGGGGTGCTGGCGTCCTGGGCTGGCTCCTGCTGGTGCAGGCAGCATCGCAGGCAGCAG gcgGCCGGCCCTGCAATGCCAAGGACTTCGGGCACGGCTCACTGGTGTGCGCTTGCAGCGCCACGTACTGCGACACACTGGACCCCGTGGTCCTGCCACCCCCGGGCACCTACGTCAAGTACGAGAGCAGCAAGGCCGGCAAGCGGCTGGAGCGCAGCGAGGGGAGCTTCCAGCACAATGCCGAGACCCCAG ATTTCCATCTCACCCTGGACACGGCGCAGCGCTATCAGAAGGTGAAGGGCTTTGGTGGCTCCGTCACAGACTCGGCTGCCATCAACATCCAGTCCCTGTCCAAGGATGCCCAGAACCACCTGCTCCGCTCCTATTTCTCCGAGGAAG GCATCGAGTACAACCTCGTGCGCGTCCCCATGGCCAGCACCGACTTCTCCGTCCGCTTGTACACCTACGCCGATGCAGAGGGTGACTTTGAGCTGAAGCACTTCAACCTGACGGAGGAGGACACGCGGATGAAG ATCCCCATCCTCCAGGCAGCCCAGGTAGTGGCCAAGCGGCCACTGTCGCTGTATGCCAGCCCCTGGACCTCCCCGGTCTGGATGAAGACGAATGGTGCAATGACAGGGAGGGGGACACTGAAGGGCAGCCCCGGGGACAAGTACCACAAGACTTGGGCCAACTACTTTGTACG GTTCCTGGACGAATACGCCAAGCACAACCTGACCTTCTGGGCAGTGACAGCAGGGAACGAGCCCACGGCTGGAGAGATCGTCTTCTACCCCTTCCAGTGCCTGGGCTTCTCCCCTGAGCACCAGCGGGACTTCATCGCACGGGACCTGGGCCCCGCCTTGGCCAACAGCTCCCACCGCCACGTCCAGCTCATCATCCTGGATGACCAGAGGGTGATGCTGCCCTACTGGGCCCAGGTG gtTCTCAAAGATCCCGTGGCCGCCAGCTACATCAGCGGCATCGGCATCCACTGGTACCTGGACTTCCTGGCGCCCATCGACCTCACACTCTCCATCACCCATCACCTCTTCCCGGACTATTTCCTCCTCTCCACAGAAGCCTCGACCGGCTCCTATTTCTGGGAGCCCAGGGTGGTGCTGGGCGGCTGGGACCGTGGGAGCAAGTACAGCCATAGCATCTTGACG AACCTCAACAACTACGTGACAGGCTGGACTGACTGGAACCTGGCCCTGGACTTGGAGGGGGGCCCCAACTGGAGCAAGAACTACGTGGACAGCCCCGTCATCGTGGACAGCAGCAAGGATGTCTTCTACAAGCAGCCCATGTTCTACCACCTGGGGCACTTcag CAAGTTCATCCCCGAGGGCTCACAGCGCGTGGGGTTGGCAGTCTCCAAGAAGTGCCGCTGGTGCGACCTGGAGCACTCTGCTTTCCTGCGCCCTGACGGTGCTGTCGTCCTGGTGGTCCTGAACCG CTCCCCCGTGGACGTGTCCTTCGGGATCTCCGACCCACGGGTCGGCTTCATCAAGGCCACGGCTCCCAGTGACTCCATCCAGACGTTCCTGTGGAAGCAGCCAGCCTAG
- the GBA1 gene encoding lysosomal acid glucosylceramidase, which translates to MAGAGAPGWWRLLLLLLLQAVPRAAGARPCSPKYFGRDAMVCVCNATYCDTLDPVVLPAPGTYVKYESSKAGKRLERSEGSFQRSLRAPDLVLTVDTTQQYQHVKGFGGSITDAAAINILSLPETAQDHLLRSYFSEEGLEYNLVRLPMASCDFSLHAYTYDDVPFDYELAHFSLRDEDTKLKIPVLHRALAMSKRPLSLYASPWTSPTWMKTSESFVGKGTLKGQAGDKYHKTWANYFVRFLDEYAKHNLTFWAVTAENEPSAGLINNYPFQCLGFTAEQQRDFIARDLGPALANSSHCHVQLIILDDNRLHLPHWAKVVLEDEEAARYVHGIGIHWYLDFIGPIQDTVVPTHELFPDYFILATEASIGAHFWERNVILGCWERGNQYSHSILTNLNHFVAGWTDWNLALDLEGGPNWVKNYVDSPVIVDTSEGIFYKQPMFYHMGHFSKFIPEGSQRVGLVASKESKKTELEYTAFLRPDGAVVVVILNRSPQNVTFGLADRVGLIAAVAPASSIQTYLWQRQ; encoded by the exons ATGGCGGGTGCCGGTGCCCCGGGCTGgtggcggctgctgctgctgctgctgctgcaggccgTGCCCCGGGCCGCAG GCGCCCGGCCCTGCAGCCCCAAGTACTTTGGCCGCGACGCCATGGTGTGCGTCTGCAATGCTACGTACTGCGACACGCTGGACCCCGTGGTCCTGCCAGCCCCGGGCACCTACGTCAAGTACGAGAGCAGCAAGGCCGGCAAGCGGCTGGAGCGCAGTGAGGGGAGCTTCCAGCGCAGCCTGCGTGCCCCAG ATCTTGTCCTCACCGTGGACACGACACAGCAGTACCAGCATGTGAAGGGTTTTGGTGGCTCCATCACCGACGCAGCTGCCATCAACATCCTTTCCCTGCCAGAAACAGCCCAGGATCACCTGCTGCGCTCATACTTCTCTGAAGAAG ggctggagtACAACCTCGTCCGGCTCCCCATGGCCAGCTGTGACTTCTCCCTCCACGCCTACACCTACGACGACGTTCCCTTCGACTATGAGCTTGCCCACTTCAGCCTGCGAGACGAGGACACAAAGCTGAAG ATCCCTGTCCTGCACCGAGCCCTGGCCATGAGCAAGCGGCCGCTGTCACTGTACGCCAGCCCCTGGACCTCCCCGACCTGGATGAAGACCAGCGAGTCCTTCGTGGGGAAGGGCACGCtgaaggggcaggcaggggacaaGTACCACAAGACCTGGGCCAACTACTTTGTACG GTTCCTGGATGAATACGCCAAGCACAACCTGACCTTCTGGGCAGTGACGGCGGAGAACGAGCCCTCGGCTGGGTTGATCAACAACTACCCCTTCCAGTGCCTGGGCTTCACGGCTGAGCAGCAGCGGGACTTCATCGCGCGGGACCTGGGCCCCGCGCTGGCCAACAGCTCCCACTGCCACGTCCAGCTCATCATCCTGGATGACAACCGGCTCCACCTCCCGCACTGGGCCAAAGTG GTCctggaggatgaagaggcagctCGCTACGTCCACGGCATTGGCATCCACTGGTACCTGGACTTCATCGGCCCCATACAGGACACGGTGGTGCCCACTCACGAGCTCTTCCCCGACTACTTCATCCTGGCCACAGAGGCGTCCATTGGGGCCCACTTCTGGGAGAGGAACGTGATCCTGGGCTGCTGGGAGCGGGGGAACCAGTACAGCCACAGCATCCTGACG AACCTGAACCACTTTGTGGCCGGCTGGACCGACTGGAACCTAGCCCTGGATCTGGAGGGGGGCCCCAACTGGGTCAAGAACTACGTGGACAGCCCCGTCATCGTGGACACCAGTGAAGGCATCTTCTACAAGCAGCCCATGTTCTACCACATGGGGCACTTCAG TAAGTTCATCCCCGAGGGCTCCCAGCGCGTGGGCCTCGTCGCTTCCAAAGAGTCCAAGAAGACGGAGCTGGAGTACACAGCTTTCCTGCGCCCCGACGGTGCCGTGGTGGTGGTCATTCTGAACCG GTCCCCGCAGAACGTCACCTTCGGGCTGGCAGATAGAGTTGGCCTCATCGCAGCCGTGGCTCCGGCCAGCTCCATCCAGACCTACTTGTGGCAGCGGCAGTGA